Within the Streptomyces vilmorinianum genome, the region TGCCGAGTGCGAGGTGCTGCGCAACGACGAGGTCGAGCTCGGCCACGCACAGGACGGCTTCGACGGCGTCCTGCTCTCGCCCGGGCCGGGAGCGCCCGAACAGGCGGGTGTCTGCATCGACATGGTCCGCCACTGCGCCGCGACCGGTGTGCCGGTCTTCGGCGTCTGCCTGGGCATGCAGTCGATGGCGGTGGCGTACGGCGGCGTCGTGGACCGCGCCCCCGAGCTGCTGCACGGCAAGACCTCGCTGGTCACGCACGAGGGCAAGGGCGTCTTCGCGGGCCTGCCGTCGCCGTTCACCGCGACCCGCTACCACTCGCTGGCCGCCGAGCCCGCGACCCTGCCGGACGAGCTGGAGGTCACGGCCCGGACGGACGACGGCATCATCATGGGGCTGCGCCACCGTGATCTGGCCGTCGAGGGAGTGCAGTTCCACCCCGAGTCGGTGCTCACCGAGCACGGTCACCTGATGCTCGCCAACTGGTTGGAGCAGTGCGGCGACAAGGGGGCGATCGGCCGGTCGGCGGGGCTCGCGCCGGTGGTGGGCAAGGCCGTCGCGTGACGGCGGGGTCGCCGTGGTTCCGGGCGACGAACCTGCCGGAACCGGAGCCAGAGCCGACAACGGCGTACGAGAGCCCGGCGTACGAGCCGATAGCGGACCCCGAGCCGGCGTTCCCTGAGGCGACGGTCCCCGAGGCGCCGTACGAGCCGTACGAGCCGTACGAGACCGCCTACGAGCCCGTCTACGAGCCCGTCTACGAGCTCCCCGAGCCGCGGGACGAGACGATGCCCCTGCGGACCGTGGAACAGGCCGTGACGCCGCCTCCCGGCCCCGGCAGGGCCGAGCGCCGGCGCGCCGCCAAGGGGAAGGGCCGCCGAGGCGCGGCGGCTGCCGCGTCCGCGCCGGCCGCGGAGACGCCCGCGGCCCCGCTGTCCCGCGTCGAGGCCCGCCGCGCGGCGCGCGCCGCGAAGGAGAGCGTCGGGGTCGTCGCCAGCCGGGTGGTCGGCGAGCTGTTCATCACCTTCGGCGTGGTCATGCTGCTGTTCGTCACGTACCAGCTGTGGTGGACGAACGTCCGGGCCGGCCAGCAGACCGACAAGGCCAAGGAACAGATCGAGGAGGCCTGGTCCCAGGGCCGCGCACCGGGCGCCTTCGAGCCGGGTCAGGGCTTCGCCATCATGTACATCCCCAAGCTGGACGTGGTCGTCCCGGTCGCCGAGGGCATCAGCAAGCCGAAGGTCCTGGACCGGGGCATGGTCGGCCACTACGGCGAGGGCAAGCTGAAGACCGCGATGCCCTCCGACAAGCAGGGCAACTTCGCGGTGGCCGGCCACCGCAACACGCACGGCGAGCCGTTCCGGTACATCAACCAGCTGAAGAGCGGCGACCCGATCGTGGTCGAGACCCAGGACGCGTACTACACGTACGAGATGGCGAGCATCCTGCCCCAGACCTCGCCGTCGAACATCGCGGTGATCGACCCGGTGCCGAAGGGATCGGGCTTCCAGGGTCCGGGCCGGTACATCACGCTGACCACGTGCACCCCCGAATTCACCAGCACGTACCGCATGATCGTGTGGGGAAAGCTGGTCGAGGAACGCCCGCGCAGCAAGGGAAAGCCGGACGCGCTCGTAGGCTGAGACCCGACCACCCCGACACCTCCACACTTCCAGACGGGACGACGTAGTGGCACGTGCGCGCAACCGGATCGCCGGAGTCATCAGTGTCTTCGGCGAACTCCTCATCACCGCGGGCCTGGTGCTCGGTCTCTTCGTCGCCTACTCCCTGTGGTGGACCAACGTCCTGGCCGACCGCGCCGCCGGCCGCGACGGCAACCAGGTCCGCGACAACTGGGCGGCCCAGGGCCCGGGCGCGCTGGACACGAAGGACGGCATCGGCTTCCTGCACGTACCGGCGATGG harbors:
- a CDS encoding aminodeoxychorismate/anthranilate synthase component II; its protein translation is MSARILVVDNYDSFVFNLVQYLYQLGAECEVLRNDEVELGHAQDGFDGVLLSPGPGAPEQAGVCIDMVRHCAATGVPVFGVCLGMQSMAVAYGGVVDRAPELLHGKTSLVTHEGKGVFAGLPSPFTATRYHSLAAEPATLPDELEVTARTDDGIIMGLRHRDLAVEGVQFHPESVLTEHGHLMLANWLEQCGDKGAIGRSAGLAPVVGKAVA
- a CDS encoding class E sortase, yielding MTAGSPWFRATNLPEPEPEPTTAYESPAYEPIADPEPAFPEATVPEAPYEPYEPYETAYEPVYEPVYELPEPRDETMPLRTVEQAVTPPPGPGRAERRRAAKGKGRRGAAAAASAPAAETPAAPLSRVEARRAARAAKESVGVVASRVVGELFITFGVVMLLFVTYQLWWTNVRAGQQTDKAKEQIEEAWSQGRAPGAFEPGQGFAIMYIPKLDVVVPVAEGISKPKVLDRGMVGHYGEGKLKTAMPSDKQGNFAVAGHRNTHGEPFRYINQLKSGDPIVVETQDAYYTYEMASILPQTSPSNIAVIDPVPKGSGFQGPGRYITLTTCTPEFTSTYRMIVWGKLVEERPRSKGKPDALVG